A genomic stretch from Planctomycetaceae bacterium includes:
- a CDS encoding aminotransferase class I/II-fold pyridoxal phosphate-dependent enzyme produces MHKIDASGIRKVFDLAASMERPVNLSIGQPHFDTPQPIKDALCKAVQDGKNAYSQTQGIAPLLRLLQEDVDQRLGHSDRKVFVTSGTSGGLMLALCTLINPGDEVIVFDPWFVMYKHLTTLAGGTVVQVSTYPDFRIREAALREAITDQTKVILFNSPANPTGAVASLEEVKMLARVAEEHNIALISDEIYRAFCYDEPFHSPAEFNDRTIVIDGFSKSHSMTGLRLGFMHGPEYLIQQMMKLQQFTFVCAPHPVQWAGVTAWEQDLSGYSDDYRHKRDLMVDLLKDDFKIAGGQGAFYLFLETPWGTGTEFVTEAIRNNLLIIPGNVFSPSDTHFRLSFAANDDVLREGAAILCRLARNKS; encoded by the coding sequence ATGCACAAGATTGATGCGTCGGGTATCCGTAAAGTTTTCGACCTTGCAGCTTCGATGGAGCGTCCGGTTAATCTGAGTATCGGGCAGCCTCACTTCGATACGCCTCAGCCCATCAAGGACGCGCTTTGCAAAGCAGTCCAGGATGGAAAGAACGCCTACAGCCAGACACAGGGCATCGCACCGCTGCTTCGGTTGCTGCAGGAGGATGTCGATCAGCGATTAGGACACTCCGATCGCAAGGTGTTTGTGACTTCCGGAACCAGCGGCGGCCTGATGCTTGCGCTGTGCACACTGATCAACCCGGGTGACGAGGTCATCGTTTTTGACCCCTGGTTCGTGATGTACAAACATTTGACAACATTGGCAGGCGGGACAGTTGTTCAGGTTTCGACCTATCCGGATTTCAGAATCCGGGAAGCGGCATTGCGTGAGGCGATCACAGATCAGACGAAAGTCATTCTGTTCAACAGCCCGGCAAACCCAACGGGTGCGGTTGCTTCACTGGAAGAAGTCAAAATGCTGGCCCGTGTCGCCGAGGAGCACAACATCGCCCTGATCAGTGACGAAATCTATCGGGCATTTTGTTACGACGAACCGTTTCATAGTCCGGCAGAGTTCAATGATCGCACGATTGTGATTGACGGATTCAGTAAATCACATTCCATGACAGGGCTTCGCCTTGGATTCATGCATGGACCGGAGTATTTGATTCAGCAAATGATGAAACTCCAGCAGTTCACTTTTGTCTGCGCGCCGCATCCGGTTCAGTGGGCAGGAGTTACGGCCTGGGAACAGGACTTGTCAGGTTATTCAGACGACTACCGGCACAAACGCGACCTGATGGTTGATTTGTTGAAGGACGATTTCAAAATTGCCGGCGGTCAAGGCGCATTCTATTTGTTTCTGGAAACTCCCTGGGGAACTGGTACGGAATTCGTAACCGAAGCGATTCGCAACAATCTGCTGATCATTCCCGGCAACGTGTTCAGTCCGTCAGACACGCATTTTCGGCTTTCATTTGCGGCAAATGACGATGTCCTCCGCGAGGGAGCCGCCATTCTGTGCCGATTGGCTCGCAATAAGAGTTGA
- the hisH gene encoding imidazole glycerol phosphate synthase subunit HisH, which translates to MSSTIIVDYGMGNLRSVQKAFEKAGEAAVISSNPSEISAAQRVVLPGVGAFRDAAAALRNHDLVNVIKDHIAADRPFLGICLGLQLLLDVSYEDGEYEGLGIIPGSVTRFVLPDEFKIPHMGWNQLMPGAQVKSCPLFEHLPSTSWFYFVHSYHVVPNDESWVAARTDYGAPFVSAVCKGRVMATQFHPEKSQSAGLQLLKNFLLVPVAATVS; encoded by the coding sequence ATGTCCTCCACAATTATCGTTGACTACGGAATGGGCAACCTTCGCAGCGTGCAAAAAGCCTTCGAAAAGGCTGGCGAAGCGGCCGTGATCTCGTCAAACCCTTCGGAAATCTCAGCCGCCCAGCGTGTTGTTCTTCCTGGCGTGGGAGCTTTTCGTGATGCGGCAGCGGCTCTTCGCAATCATGATCTGGTGAATGTCATCAAAGACCATATCGCAGCAGATCGCCCATTTCTGGGTATTTGCCTGGGGCTTCAATTGCTGCTTGATGTTTCGTACGAAGATGGTGAATACGAAGGTCTGGGCATTATTCCGGGGTCGGTCACCCGATTTGTACTGCCCGATGAGTTCAAGATACCGCACATGGGCTGGAACCAACTGATGCCCGGCGCGCAGGTGAAATCATGTCCGTTGTTTGAGCACCTGCCTTCTACGTCGTGGTTCTATTTTGTACACAGTTACCACGTTGTTCCGAATGACGAGAGCTGGGTTGCTGCGAGAACAGATTACGGTGCACCGTTTGTTTCTGCTGTGTGCAAAGGCAGAGTGATGGCCACACAGTTTCACCCCGAAAAAAGCCAGTCGGCTGGTCTGCAGCTGCTGAAGAATTTCCTTTTGGTGCCTGTTGCAGCAACAGTTTCCTGA
- a CDS encoding ABC transporter permease: protein MTSDPLRPEDPLINSNDDAGETWQPVRQTPAAIQLQNLCRSFGSFVAVDNVSFDVPRGAIFGLLGPNGSGKSTIIRMLCGVLPPSGGSARVLGYDVTTESEIIKQRIGYMSQKFSLYADLSVEENLRFYGSIYGLSAIRTQQRMQDVLQLTSLSDRLPQLAGTLSGGWKQRLALACALIHEPDVLFLDEPTAGIDPVARRDLWDLLFDLSARGVTQFVTTHYMDEAERCSHVGYIQASRLVVVGQPAELKQLPAVTPAGTQRWEIEVDEPATQLQPLRTMPGCRDATLFGQMIHALVDHNISPHDIAVRLSRSDETVQCRQVAPTLEDVFVALTRAGSTGSDSRILSTTVTTTGTDATVAARVDSEPRRSDEISDAGSSGADREAENSAIPAVTGQITEGFKDRQQPTALSGVGAILTKEFTQIRRQPSTLFFMLVVPVLQTFIFGYAIQTEIENIPTVVLDMDGRSHARELRDSFFNTRTFQDAGRMTSWNEFQHALTSGRAQVGIVIPAAYSEQLLHGRQAEVQVLIDGSDSQVATTALQTANLLAVSHSIRIGRSVADQNRVVPARDPTGHAAMPIDLRPRLLFNPALESSNFFVPGLVGIILQLVTLFLTSFAVVGERELGTLEQLFVTPVGRAGLLLGKLIPYAVVGAFETLIVLTVMVFVFGVPINGSLWLLLGLSLLFLVCALGLGILVSTLAKTQLQAMQFAFIIMLPSVLLSGFMFPREQMPLPIFAATHIIPVTYYIEILRGVVLRGADAVDLIPQIAGLTVCTVVIFGASVFRFRKQLS, encoded by the coding sequence ATGACCAGCGATCCGCTCCGACCTGAGGATCCGCTCATCAACAGCAACGATGACGCAGGTGAGACCTGGCAGCCTGTGCGACAAACTCCTGCAGCAATTCAGTTGCAGAACCTGTGTCGTTCGTTCGGTTCTTTTGTAGCGGTCGACAATGTTTCGTTCGATGTTCCCAGGGGCGCTATTTTTGGTCTGCTTGGCCCGAATGGAAGCGGAAAGTCGACCATTATTCGAATGTTGTGCGGCGTTCTTCCCCCGAGTGGAGGCAGTGCCCGTGTGCTGGGCTACGACGTAACCACCGAATCTGAAATCATCAAACAACGCATCGGCTACATGTCTCAGAAGTTCAGCCTGTATGCCGACCTGAGCGTTGAGGAGAACCTCAGGTTTTATGGCAGCATTTACGGACTGTCTGCGATCCGAACTCAGCAGCGCATGCAGGATGTTCTGCAGCTGACATCATTATCAGACCGATTGCCGCAACTGGCAGGCACACTGTCGGGCGGATGGAAACAGCGACTTGCACTGGCCTGTGCTTTGATTCATGAACCGGACGTTTTGTTTCTGGATGAGCCGACCGCAGGCATTGACCCGGTCGCACGGCGCGATTTGTGGGATCTGCTGTTCGACCTGAGTGCTCGTGGTGTCACGCAGTTCGTCACAACGCACTACATGGACGAGGCCGAACGGTGTTCACACGTTGGATATATCCAGGCGTCTCGTCTGGTGGTCGTTGGACAGCCCGCAGAGCTCAAGCAGCTGCCAGCTGTCACCCCCGCCGGCACACAGCGTTGGGAGATAGAAGTCGATGAGCCAGCCACGCAACTTCAACCGCTGCGAACGATGCCGGGGTGCCGGGATGCGACGCTCTTTGGACAAATGATTCACGCTCTGGTTGACCACAACATTTCTCCTCACGACATCGCAGTAAGACTATCGCGTTCGGACGAAACCGTTCAGTGTCGACAAGTGGCGCCGACTCTCGAGGACGTGTTTGTCGCACTCACTCGTGCGGGTTCAACCGGATCTGATTCCCGGATCCTGTCAACAACTGTGACGACGACGGGGACGGATGCAACGGTAGCGGCAAGGGTCGACAGTGAACCACGTCGTTCAGATGAAATCTCTGACGCAGGCTCGTCGGGTGCCGATCGAGAAGCTGAAAACAGTGCCATACCCGCCGTCACTGGTCAAATCACAGAAGGATTTAAAGACAGACAGCAACCAACCGCACTCTCCGGCGTCGGCGCGATACTCACTAAAGAGTTCACTCAGATCCGGCGTCAGCCTTCAACGTTGTTCTTCATGCTGGTCGTTCCAGTCCTGCAGACATTCATCTTTGGCTACGCAATCCAAACGGAAATCGAAAACATCCCCACAGTTGTCCTGGACATGGACGGACGCAGTCACGCCCGCGAGCTGCGAGATTCATTCTTTAACACTCGCACATTTCAGGATGCTGGTCGAATGACCAGCTGGAACGAGTTTCAGCATGCGCTGACTTCTGGTCGAGCTCAGGTCGGCATCGTGATTCCCGCGGCATATTCGGAGCAATTGCTGCATGGTCGACAGGCAGAGGTACAGGTGCTGATCGATGGAAGCGACTCTCAGGTCGCAACCACAGCGCTTCAAACAGCCAATCTGCTTGCGGTCAGTCATTCCATTCGCATAGGACGTTCCGTTGCCGATCAGAATCGTGTCGTTCCGGCGCGCGACCCGACGGGACACGCTGCCATGCCGATCGATCTGCGTCCACGTCTCCTGTTCAATCCTGCGCTGGAAAGTTCCAACTTCTTTGTCCCCGGACTGGTCGGCATTATTCTGCAGCTGGTCACGCTGTTCCTCACGTCATTCGCGGTGGTGGGAGAGCGTGAACTGGGGACGCTTGAGCAGCTTTTCGTCACGCCTGTTGGCCGTGCCGGACTGCTGCTGGGGAAGTTGATTCCCTATGCCGTGGTTGGCGCATTCGAAACCCTGATCGTGCTCACGGTCATGGTCTTTGTCTTTGGCGTCCCCATCAACGGAAGTTTATGGCTGCTGCTTGGCCTGTCGCTGCTGTTTCTCGTCTGTGCGCTGGGATTGGGGATTCTGGTATCGACACTTGCAAAAACTCAGCTCCAGGCGATGCAGTTTGCATTCATCATCATGCTTCCCAGCGTGCTGTTATCGGGTTTCATGTTCCCTCGCGAACAGATGCCGCTGCCAATCTTTGCCGCCACCCACATCATTCCCGTAACGTATTACATCGAAATTCTGCGTGGCGTTGTCCTTCGGGGGGCGGATGCCGTGGATCTGATTCCCCAGATCGCAGGATTAACCGTTTGCACAGTTGTCATCTTCGGGGCCAGTGTCTTTCGATTCCGAAAGCAATTGAGCTGA
- a CDS encoding PQQ-binding-like beta-propeller repeat protein → MTTSTAQWILAIGMIASGCNLCLADDWPQFLGASRNGTSAEKGLISVWPTAGPEILWKTPLGVGMSGISVVGDHAFTMYQDDENQFVAAMKVSDGSIAWQTPVAPAYSNAMGHGPRATPTISGDSVVTYSGEGVLASLNKDSGKLNWKVDVPKELGGKPSEYGMSCSPLVVGEWIVVHSGTRQAAVAAFRLSDGKRAWKAGQGTAGYSSPVLMTLNNAPTVVAFVGASVLGIDPATGNTLWSYEYVTDYDCNTASPVQLSSDTVLISAGENHGSTVLKISGSPASGQKAAPVWKSPGKDSQLRAEWQTPVIHNGHLYALDNIGSAGPITNLVCIRLSDMKTTWQKNRFGKSNLTLADGKLFMTDMDGELMIVEATPSAFTLLSKSEPVIETTRQAPAISDGRLYVRDDKTVVCVKVK, encoded by the coding sequence ATGACAACATCGACCGCGCAATGGATCCTCGCAATTGGCATGATTGCCTCAGGCTGCAACCTGTGCCTTGCTGACGACTGGCCACAGTTTCTGGGAGCCAGCCGGAACGGAACATCTGCTGAGAAGGGATTGATCAGCGTCTGGCCGACAGCCGGTCCTGAGATTTTGTGGAAGACTCCGCTGGGTGTCGGGATGTCAGGCATCTCTGTCGTTGGCGATCATGCTTTCACTATGTATCAGGACGACGAAAACCAGTTTGTTGCCGCGATGAAGGTGTCCGATGGCAGCATCGCGTGGCAGACTCCGGTGGCTCCGGCGTACAGCAACGCAATGGGCCATGGTCCGCGCGCGACGCCCACCATTTCAGGGGATTCTGTGGTCACCTATTCAGGCGAGGGTGTGCTGGCGAGTCTGAACAAGGACAGTGGCAAATTGAACTGGAAGGTTGATGTTCCAAAGGAGCTGGGTGGCAAACCATCAGAATATGGCATGTCCTGCTCTCCGCTGGTCGTTGGCGAATGGATCGTCGTGCATTCAGGAACGCGTCAGGCCGCCGTGGCTGCGTTTCGTTTATCAGACGGAAAACGTGCATGGAAAGCAGGGCAGGGCACCGCCGGTTATTCTTCCCCCGTGCTCATGACGCTGAACAACGCTCCCACCGTAGTTGCGTTTGTTGGCGCCAGCGTTCTGGGGATTGATCCGGCAACCGGAAATACACTCTGGTCTTACGAGTACGTGACCGACTACGACTGCAACACCGCCAGTCCTGTGCAACTGTCGAGCGATACGGTTTTGATTTCTGCCGGCGAAAACCATGGATCCACCGTCCTGAAGATATCAGGAAGTCCAGCATCCGGCCAAAAGGCAGCACCTGTCTGGAAGTCCCCTGGAAAAGACAGTCAGTTGCGAGCCGAATGGCAGACCCCTGTGATTCACAATGGACATCTCTATGCGCTGGATAACATCGGCAGTGCCGGCCCCATTACAAATCTGGTATGCATTCGTCTGTCTGACATGAAGACCACGTGGCAGAAAAATCGATTCGGCAAGAGCAATCTGACACTGGCGGATGGCAAGCTGTTCATGACCGATATGGATGGCGAATTAATGATCGTCGAAGCGACGCCCTCTGCTTTCACTCTGCTCAGCAAGTCAGAGCCGGTTATTGAGACAACTCGACAAGCCCCTGCCATCAGCGATGGTCGATTGTATGTTCGAGATGACAAGACTGTTGTATGCGTGAAGGTCAAATGA
- the hisA gene encoding 1-(5-phosphoribosyl)-5-[(5-phosphoribosylamino)methylideneamino]imidazole-4-carboxamide isomerase, whose amino-acid sequence MIQLLPAIDLLEGRCVRLRQGNYDDKTIFADDPVEMAMRWKDAGAERLHLVDLDGAKVGRSVNAPVVQRITQATGLPCQLGGGIRNEETIRQVVEDAGVDRVIIGTRALREPDWFRSMCELMPDRLALGLDAKDSMVATDGWLEVSQVSAIELAGSLVGVPLAAVIYTNIANDGMMQGIDQATLDDFRTLASMGLPVIASGGVTTMDDLAALKKIAQEEPGLIGAITGRAIYEGTIDVAHAIAFLKS is encoded by the coding sequence ATGATTCAGCTGCTGCCTGCCATCGATTTACTCGAAGGACGCTGCGTGCGTCTTCGTCAGGGCAACTACGACGACAAGACCATTTTTGCCGACGACCCTGTCGAGATGGCGATGCGATGGAAGGATGCAGGAGCCGAGCGTTTGCATCTTGTAGATCTGGATGGAGCAAAGGTCGGTCGGTCGGTGAACGCCCCTGTGGTTCAGCGAATTACTCAAGCCACCGGATTACCCTGTCAGCTGGGCGGAGGCATTCGAAATGAGGAGACCATTCGTCAGGTCGTTGAAGACGCGGGCGTTGATCGTGTCATCATAGGCACACGTGCACTCAGGGAACCGGATTGGTTTCGATCGATGTGCGAACTCATGCCTGATCGCCTTGCTCTCGGCCTGGATGCAAAAGATTCCATGGTTGCGACCGACGGCTGGCTCGAGGTTTCTCAGGTTTCTGCCATTGAACTGGCAGGTTCACTGGTCGGTGTGCCTCTGGCTGCTGTCATCTACACCAACATTGCCAACGATGGCATGATGCAGGGCATCGACCAGGCCACGCTCGATGACTTTCGTACACTGGCTTCTATGGGACTGCCTGTCATAGCATCCGGTGGCGTCACGACGATGGACGATCTGGCGGCATTGAAAAAGATTGCACAGGAAGAACCAGGACTGATTGGTGCAATCACTGGTCGCGCCATCTACGAAGGAACAATCGATGTTGCTCATGCGATTGCGTTCCTGAAGAGCTAA
- a CDS encoding efflux RND transporter periplasmic adaptor subunit: MSRILPVVLICAALLTALVFSQRTPEEFHVSGFVEADEIRVGSRIGGRVQRVMVDEGDTVSKGEVLVELEPFDLMEKRAEANQRLAQHAAVLRKLKAGLRAEEVAQSAARREQAKAILEKAKNGPRPLDIDSAAARLEQAEAELEMAQIAYKRAETSLGQKAINQSDFDEVEKQLRVARANRTVRAAELELLREGTRKEDISAVQAAFDEADAAWKLASLGYREEEIAEASATVEAAAASLAAIDQQLKELQITAPGDGTVEAIDLQPGDLISPGGPALSLLNHRQLWIRTYVPENRLNISINQKVGITVDSLPGQKFEGRISFIARQAEFTPGNIQTPEERSKQVFRMKVLLSDHSEVLRPGMAADVWFHTGDLSP; the protein is encoded by the coding sequence ATGTCTCGAATTCTTCCCGTTGTGCTGATCTGTGCAGCACTGCTGACGGCATTGGTATTCAGTCAGAGAACGCCGGAAGAATTTCATGTTTCGGGTTTTGTTGAAGCCGATGAAATTCGGGTAGGTTCTCGGATTGGTGGTCGAGTGCAGAGGGTTATGGTTGACGAGGGTGATACCGTCTCAAAGGGCGAAGTCCTGGTTGAGCTTGAACCGTTTGACCTGATGGAAAAAAGAGCGGAGGCGAATCAGCGACTGGCTCAACATGCCGCCGTGCTGAGAAAACTGAAAGCAGGCCTTCGCGCGGAAGAAGTGGCTCAGTCCGCAGCACGACGTGAACAGGCGAAAGCAATCCTGGAAAAGGCAAAAAACGGTCCTCGACCTCTGGACATTGATTCGGCCGCAGCGCGACTTGAACAGGCCGAAGCGGAACTGGAAATGGCACAGATCGCGTACAAACGAGCCGAGACTTCACTCGGTCAGAAGGCCATCAACCAGAGTGACTTCGACGAAGTTGAGAAGCAGCTTCGTGTTGCTCGCGCAAATCGAACTGTCCGAGCGGCAGAGCTGGAGCTCCTGAGAGAGGGAACGCGGAAAGAAGACATCTCCGCTGTTCAGGCTGCATTTGATGAAGCCGATGCCGCGTGGAAGCTGGCGTCGCTCGGCTACCGCGAGGAAGAGATTGCTGAAGCTTCCGCCACAGTCGAAGCGGCCGCCGCGTCACTGGCAGCGATTGATCAGCAACTGAAGGAGCTGCAGATTACGGCTCCGGGTGATGGAACTGTGGAAGCCATTGATCTGCAGCCCGGAGACTTGATCTCACCGGGAGGACCCGCTCTCTCGCTGCTGAATCATCGTCAGCTCTGGATTCGTACCTATGTCCCGGAGAACCGATTGAACATCTCCATCAATCAGAAAGTCGGGATTACGGTGGATAGTCTTCCCGGGCAAAAATTCGAAGGACGGATTTCGTTTATTGCGAGACAGGCAGAATTCACTCCAGGCAACATCCAGACACCGGAGGAACGTTCGAAGCAGGTGTTTCGCATGAAAGTGCTGTTGTCTGATCATAGTGAGGTCCTTCGGCCCGGCATGGCCGCCGATGTCTGGTTCCACACCGGAGATTTATCTCCATGA
- the queG gene encoding tRNA epoxyqueuosine(34) reductase QueG — MESPASQLSRQIRSALTDAGFSKIGIAPAVSPTGFHKLVEWLAAGYAADMNWMEHRLEAYRHPDGVMQGVGSVIMAAMNYHRPENSEEASADTSPRIASYTFGATDYHDFLKKRMRPTANLIRSVNPHEKSRIVVDTAPLLERDFARLAGIGWFGKNTMLINRQVGSWFLLGAILTTAVLEYDAPFESDHCGTCTRCLDACPTDAFPSAGVLDAGKCISYQTIENRTSDIPEHLRTSLGPWLFGCDICQDVCPWNRFAPECDDPELYTNRHLQELSCLDVLMLDEDGFRTAFLGTAMFRTGRPAVVRNAAIVAANLNLMHCVDQLKALLADPELMVREAASWALNKLQPSAKSS, encoded by the coding sequence GTGGAATCGCCAGCCAGCCAACTTTCCAGACAAATTCGATCGGCGTTAACGGATGCGGGGTTCTCGAAGATCGGCATCGCGCCTGCGGTCTCTCCGACAGGTTTTCATAAGCTCGTTGAATGGCTGGCGGCGGGATATGCCGCGGACATGAACTGGATGGAACACCGTCTGGAGGCTTATCGGCACCCTGATGGTGTGATGCAGGGCGTGGGAAGCGTGATTATGGCCGCGATGAATTATCATCGTCCCGAAAACTCGGAAGAAGCATCGGCCGACACATCGCCTCGTATTGCTTCCTATACTTTCGGAGCCACGGACTATCACGATTTCCTGAAGAAGCGCATGCGACCGACGGCGAATCTGATTCGGTCTGTGAATCCTCACGAGAAATCCCGCATTGTTGTCGACACAGCGCCTTTGCTGGAACGCGACTTTGCGCGACTTGCCGGCATTGGCTGGTTCGGCAAGAACACCATGTTAATCAATCGCCAGGTGGGCAGTTGGTTCCTGCTGGGAGCGATTCTGACGACCGCCGTACTCGAATACGACGCCCCCTTCGAAAGCGATCATTGCGGAACCTGTACGAGATGCCTGGACGCCTGCCCGACCGACGCTTTTCCTTCTGCCGGGGTGCTTGATGCAGGAAAATGCATCAGCTACCAAACCATCGAAAACCGTACTTCTGACATTCCGGAGCACTTGCGAACATCGTTAGGGCCATGGCTGTTCGGGTGCGATATTTGTCAGGACGTCTGTCCCTGGAATCGATTTGCCCCCGAATGCGACGACCCCGAACTCTACACGAACCGGCACCTGCAGGAGCTGTCCTGCCTGGATGTCCTGATGCTGGACGAGGATGGATTTCGCACGGCATTCCTTGGCACAGCTATGTTTCGAACCGGTCGACCTGCCGTCGTCAGAAATGCCGCCATTGTGGCTGCGAATCTCAACCTGATGCACTGTGTCGATCAACTGAAAGCTCTACTGGCAGATCCCGAACTAATGGTTCGGGAGGCAGCCTCGTGGGCACTCAACAAACTTCAGCCGTCGGCAAAATCCAGCTGA
- a CDS encoding DUF1559 domain-containing protein produces MRSVRKRSEGFTLIELLVVIAIIAILVALLLPAIQRARESARRSQCQNNLKQIALALHNYHDSHLVFPPGQIVTRWAGNLNATTLPPRVVDPVEAYDPRLALGLHGTSWMYHILPFIEQKAVYEIWRNDYNVFNNAEIAREANVNGQGPWHLNGGAPALTDIPAFYCPSRRTKIDRQKYSSNYVLDSAATTKLSTGVTGGGNDYVGCAGSGILFDKTPAVRSLFDPTPAQLQYLTEQVPTAANNLNSLNGNIGMFYANSSVRIDDVQDGTSHTILIGEAERFDTLKIAAALKTDEQRASDGWAWGGPATLFSTLEGPNKRKSYEYAGSSHDTIVQVALCDGSARSISENIGIQVWQRLGNRGQGVAPGAGF; encoded by the coding sequence ATGCGGAGTGTTAGAAAACGTTCGGAGGGCTTTACGCTGATCGAACTCCTTGTGGTGATCGCGATCATCGCAATCCTTGTCGCCCTCCTGCTGCCCGCCATCCAACGGGCCCGCGAATCAGCGCGACGATCACAATGCCAGAACAACCTCAAGCAGATTGCACTGGCGTTGCACAACTATCACGACTCACACCTTGTCTTTCCTCCGGGTCAGATCGTCACACGCTGGGCAGGAAACCTGAATGCCACCACGCTTCCTCCGCGAGTTGTCGATCCGGTTGAAGCGTACGACCCACGACTTGCGCTGGGGCTGCATGGAACAAGCTGGATGTATCACATTCTGCCTTTCATTGAGCAGAAGGCCGTCTACGAAATCTGGCGGAATGACTACAACGTCTTCAACAATGCGGAAATCGCACGAGAGGCCAATGTGAATGGTCAGGGTCCATGGCACCTGAATGGAGGAGCTCCCGCACTGACAGACATCCCCGCATTTTATTGTCCTTCACGACGGACAAAGATTGATCGCCAGAAATACAGTTCCAACTACGTTCTGGATTCGGCGGCAACGACGAAGCTCTCGACCGGCGTGACCGGGGGCGGCAATGACTACGTCGGATGTGCAGGATCCGGCATTTTGTTCGACAAGACTCCAGCAGTTCGATCGTTGTTCGACCCGACGCCCGCCCAACTACAGTACCTCACAGAACAAGTGCCGACTGCAGCCAACAACCTGAACTCGCTGAACGGCAACATCGGCATGTTCTACGCGAACAGCTCTGTGCGAATTGATGACGTTCAGGACGGTACTTCACACACAATCCTGATCGGTGAAGCCGAACGATTTGACACGTTGAAGATTGCGGCAGCGCTGAAGACTGACGAACAGCGTGCGAGCGATGGCTGGGCCTGGGGCGGACCTGCAACATTGTTTTCCACTTTGGAAGGCCCCAACAAGCGAAAGAGTTACGAATACGCCGGTAGCAGCCACGACACAATCGTTCAGGTTGCCCTCTGTGATGGCTCAGCTCGATCCATTAGTGAAAACATCGGCATCCAGGTTTGGCAGCGTCTCGGGAACCGAGGTCAGGGCGTCGCGCCCGGAGCCGGTTTCTGA